In one window of Stigmatopora argus isolate UIUO_Sarg chromosome 19, RoL_Sarg_1.0, whole genome shotgun sequence DNA:
- the LOC144064818 gene encoding protein ripply2-like, which translates to MNARSGCNVLLPRDNDAVRPSHMWRPWITTETTTAAITAPFNPAEIPKPALFVHPVKLYWPKTKCFDYLYREAEVLLRNYPVQATICPYEDSSSSEEDSEEDEEEDYDDNNDEYDQEETEELN; encoded by the exons ATGAACGCTCGCAGTGGATGTAACGTTTTGCTGCCCCGAGACAACGACGCCGTCCGACCCTCTCATATGTGGAGACCGTGGATTACAACCGAGACGACGACAGCTGCCATTACG GCTCCTTTCAATCCTGCTGAAATACCCAAACCAGCCCTTTTTGTCCACCCAGTCAA GTTGTACTGGCCGAAAACCAAATGTTTTGACTATCTGTACCGGGAAGCTGAGGTTCTCTTGCGGAATTACCCGGTTCAAGCCACCATCTGTCCTTATGAAGACTCTTCGTCCAGTGAGGAAGACTctgaggaagatgaagaggaggactatgatgataataatgatgaatatGACCAAGAGGAGACAGAAGAGCTAAATTAG
- the LOC144064736 gene encoding melanocortin-2 receptor accessory protein 2-like has product MSALNRSQSGVRRGDYVWQYEYYDEEPVSFEGLKAHRYSIVIGFWVGLAVFVIFMFFVLTLLSKTGSPIQENPDAENLPNAGNGLVNITGPKEDDDDSDDDKAVSRPFLAASRPYFHFYISEDEEAMRRQKPEAKQSAPLGTLTQSGITTPALVVQREDEHLRFPYQDLPINGVCIDEQKTETDSGFLTHLTIPNFVNFEQNSIGEDDLLCEPHITLDQNIK; this is encoded by the exons ATGAGCGCGCTTAACCGGAGCCAAAGTGGCGTGCGGCGTGGCGACTATGTGTGGCAATATGAATACTACGACGAGGAGCCCGTCTCTTTTGAGGGACTCAAGGCGCACAGAT ACTCCATCGTAATCGGATTCTGGGTTGGACTTGCAGTATTcgtcatttttatgttttttgttctCACGCTGCTCTCGAAGACAGGATCGCCAATTCAAGA GAATCCAGATGCTGAGAACCTGCCCAATGCAGGAAACGGCCTTGTGAACATCACTGGTCCAAAAGAGGATGACGATGACTCAGATGATGATAAAGCTGTTTCTCGTCCCTTCCTGGCAGCGTCCCGTCCCTACTTCCATTTCTACATTAGTGAGGATGAAGAGGCTATGCGACGGCAAAAGCCTGAAGCAAAGCAAAGTGCACCGTTGGGAACTTTGACGCAGTCGGGAATTACCACGCCGGCTCTGGTGGTTCAACGAGAAGATGAACACTTAAGGTTCCCCTATCAAGATTTACCTATCAACGGAGTATGTATAGATGAACAGAAGACAGAAACAGACAGTGGCTTCTTGACTCACTTGACCATCCCAAATTTTGTCAACTTTGAGCAAAACTCAATTGGAGAAGATGACCTTCTGTGTGAGCCACACATCACATTGGaccaaaacataaaataa